GAGTGTAAAGCGGAATTATAATCTGAAATGAAACATACACCCAGTaaattaaagaaagaagaaaaaaaaatccttttatttcattgttaatGTTTTCATGTAGAACTTTCTACATTTCTGTATAAATATGACCTAAAACATCATCAAAAATAAGTTCTataagtaaaaaagaaaaaaggagagcaaAATTAAAtgagaccaaaaaaacaaacaaaaaaaaaaaaaactcttgaaCTATTTAATTATTGAGGAAACCGATTCAACATCTTTGACAGATAAAAGTATGCGAACCATTGCTTTAAGTGTCTGTTGTAAAGCCTTGTGTAGCAGTGACATTTCTGCAGCTTAAGATTTCTGGTCAGTAAACTCGTGATCACTCCTGCACACTGTCCTGGAGGAATTTTAATCCATTTAAATGCACAAAACACATTCCCAGGACACGGGTGGGTTTCCTCACATTAATGGCTAACTTCAGGCCATTCCACAACATTGCCTTTGGATTAAGTTGACTTTTGACTTTTGTTCGTATGTGTACCAAAGGTTGTTGTCTTGCTGCATGACCCGCACCTTTGCTTTTGATATTCTGTTCACTGGCATGATAGCCTTACATTTTCCTTAAAGAACAAAAATCACTGATATAATTTAGAATTCATTGTGTCATCAGTGCAGAGCAGCAAAAATAGACCCAAAGTATGGCACTGCTACCACAATGTTTCACAGATGGGTCAAGTTTCTTATTGTTCTCCTGTTGGTGTATTTATGAAGATGAACATTAGCCTATTTGAGAAGAGCTTTTAGCTGCTTAAAAGTTACCCAGATTTCCACTGTGGCTTCCCAGATCTTCCTTAGTTGGCCACTCAACAGGTAATTTCCTTTATTTGCACACAGTCTGTCTGACTGTAAATTGGTTGTGTCAATGTATCAACAACTCTGAGgtcttatttgtttttgtcataaaACACTTCCACAAACACATGTAGGGAAGATTAGATTTGATagattcctgtttttttgtttgcttgttttttaagtACAAACTGGGTGCTGACTCACACCTGACTGTCACCTTACTGAGTAGAAGCAGTATTAAATGACTGTGTATTatatttctcatttatttaattgtagGAAGAGTGCCATGCTTATTCAGAAATAGTGAAAATTCTTTTTATAAAGTATGTTCTTATTCTTATCCACTATCTGGTTCACTTCTAGTTGCTCTGTTAATTCCACTGACTGAAATCTTGAGTCATAgtcctgtttttaaaattttgaatttaaccCCTCAAGCAGACAATGATTGACTTTCACATCCTTCTTGATATTAAAACACCTTTTACTGACATTATTATGGTCACCTGACTGTTATTATCTTAACTTGGGAATTTCCGAATGAAGTGGAAAATAGAGCATTATTATTGTcctattgttaaaaaaaaaaaaagaaaagcatcataGTGGAATCCACATTTTGGGAATTTGAGCTCATCAATTAAGGCATTAAATCCCAACCAATATTTAGTGTTTGCAGAAGTTTACCCATCTGTCATCAAGCTCTTAATTGAAGGAAAGACAATCACTTACTAAACTGAAATAATATGTACTTATCATGACTATGAAATGTCAATTTAGATCCTTCTAAAGACTTAAATACCTTCAGATTGTCTCACTGtaacatatatatttaaaatgaaaaaaagaaaagaacatcaGTGAACAAATAAAGTGTAAATCAGCAGGCAGTATgcaggaaaaaatatttattaaatgattcttagaattaaataaatgacatcACATTCaacatttgaaaataaatagtctgtaataaaataaataaataaatatcatataatcaataaatgcagaaaaagtgTTTTTGGTCACAGCAACATTATTTGACGTAACAtgactgttgctgttgtttttgtaatttctaTGAAAAGTAGTTCTGCAAGGCTTTCTGAAAATTATTGAATATTCTTGCGCTGGAGCTCAGTGATGAGTCATTTAGTGTGTATGCCAGAGCTCATATACGCGATGACTCGGCTGATTGTGATGGCACGGACCTGGAAGCCCTTCAACACTTTGCAGAGACGCAGTCTTTGGTCAAAGGAGCTTTCAAGTTCTGCGGCAGCCttaaagaaacacagaaacattgtGAAGGATTTATGACAAGTAATctattatttctttttgaaaagACATTCCATGAGAAACACACCCAAGAAATGTGAAATCAAGcctttttacaaaataaattctTTAATAGATCCCTTACCTCCCTTAATTCCACATCtgatggcagaaatgagctgaaGCAGTTCTGTTGAGGGCAAAAtatatatcttatatatatcatatatgtaaataatgcAAATAGTAGTTattgtgatttgtttttaacaaaCACTCTATGGCAAATCTTATTGTAATAAATCAACATTTATAGAGTGATTTTAATAAAAGAGTCAGCATTTATTTGCAACAATGCTGTAAAATTGTGCAAAATCATACTAAAGTTGAATAATAATTGTGCATAATAAGAACTGTGTATAATCACGTACCTCCATTAGTTCTTGGAGACTGAACAGAACAGTAGGACCAGGCTGAGCCGTGAGAAATTTGTAGTAGTAGTTCAGATCTTTCCCAATGCTTGTCACACACGACTCCTACAGAGAAACACAGCGCCCACAGCCATTGACAAAACACATCATACACCATCAGGCAgcaaaacattattttacttttgatttgaatgattttatttacatttctagACCTGTTTCAAATGTATAAGAAGAAAGTTGGTAGCACACAACCTACCTTATGAAATGTAGATGTGGTGATTCCAGAGCATGTTGATCCCTGCGGGACAAACACAGTCAAGTAATCAGCTACAAAAGAGTTATCAAATGTTTATCATACCTGGGCACAGACTGCTAataattttaatgcttttcattTCAGAATGTATCCTGAAATAACATGGTAAATAAAGTGTGTACCTGTGGTGTACACACTGATGGTGTGCTGGTCTCCTTGTACAGCTCCATGTTCTGCTTCGTGCAGTCAATTCCACTAAACAGGGTTTTCTATTTGaggaaaaacaatttttaatctaaaatataaacttcaaataaatacataaataagctGAAATAGCTGGTAGTGATAGTGTGGAATTTCATCCATTGCAGGCCTACCTGGTTGAGTACATCCGTGATATTAAATAGGAGTGTTCTTGCGTATGAAACACAGGAGTCAGCCATTGGTCCGTTGCTCATCACTGGCAGAGACTGGCTCATCGGCCACAAAGAACAGGTGAGCCCTAGGAGCACCAGTGCAGGAGTGAAGTctagggggaaaaaaggtgaaaaatacagattaataaaatattaactaGAAAAATTAGACTCTTCAGTGATATTATACtcacagaggttgatgaggggcATCTTAGCTGAGTCTGGTAAAGTTTGTTCTTTGACTGTGTCTGGCTGAGCAGTGTTTTATATCCAGACTGATGCAGGGATTTCCCTCACAGCAATGCATTGACACCTACTGTAAGCTGAAAGTGTAGAGTTAAGTTTATGTAATTTTCTTTCCTACCTACACACCGTGGTTGGGTGAAACTTCACACTAATAAATAACTATTCATTGTTGAATTACCAAAGAAACAGAATGAAAGTTCATGTCATATGCTATTTTAAACTGTAATTCTGTACAGTAATATCTAACATTTGTCACATCTAAGGTATCCCTGATTACAAGTAAACTCACTGAACTTTTTAAGGATGAAAAAAACATGATGATTGAATAATACAGTTTAGAGAGATTTGGTCGACGTTAAAAGGCTTCTTTTTatttgataaaaaataaatttgattATAGATTTGATTATACAAAAACACTTCAAATTCAGACTGTCTTTATTAAGAAGTGTTTGGCTTTgaataaacatattttaaagaacTGTTTAATGTCCTATACTATGCTTAGAATAAtaaattcacacacatgcatgtgcctATCCATCTGTCTATCTCTCTCTATCGCTATCTTTATAGATAGATAAAAATAATgtatatcttatcttaaaattaTTAATTGATCTTGTAGTTTATTAGTGTTAGTTATTATTAGATTGTTTTCCCactggctgagcagctgtgtaaaagcactAAAGAAGGTTATTTTTGTCACCACAATCCCTGCTGCTGGCGgtaattctttataaaactcaagTGTCAACACAAATGTGAAAGTGTGAATGTGAAGAGAAACTAGACGGTGCCTTGCCTCCTTCCTTATGCAAATGTGTGAGGGggcacattcaattcaatttcaaattcaactTCAGCTTTAAGGCATAAAGGTTTCCTTAGAacatgtggatttttttttttcttttttcctttctacagattctgaaaaaacaaaaaatatctcAAGAAAGTTGACACAATTGAAACATTTATTActggattgtttttttcttggttttttttttttttttttttttacaatcatTATAGAATACATGTGTTCATGAAGCAAACAATAGAAATCAAAGTTTGACTTTGTGTTAAATGACATTCTTAAAAAGCTTAGAgctaaaacactgaaacacaacaAGGCATGTTGTTAATCCTTTTAATAAAGTATATATTTAACATTTACatacataaacattttaaacagatAAAATAGATATATGCTTAGGCTGTGATTTATTAatatatgttttacattttctttgtgtttatcaTTTCTGATCTTTATTAAATTAACAAAATGGCATTGCATATTTCTATTAAGAGGCTGTCTATATGAAGATGCCcccacttttcctttttccagctttgtgtcaactctgaagaaaaaaaaaaaaacaactttttgtgTATTGTACTGAGCAGGTCATCACATTTGACAAATACAAATTTGTCTAAATAAAGTTCACAATACTGTCCAGTGAAGCTCTAAATACATCTTTAATGCAAGTGGAAAGTGTAGCAGCTACTTAGTTATATTAAGGTTTGAATCCTAAAGACTTTTATGTAACCTCTGGAAAGCGGTTGCTGAAATTTAACAAATACAGAGTACTTATCATTTCCTATTATACCAGACCATGTGATGCTTGATAGTGAATGCAGGTGATAAGCAGCAATG
This portion of the Archocentrus centrarchus isolate MPI-CPG fArcCen1 chromosome 17, fArcCen1, whole genome shotgun sequence genome encodes:
- the LOC115795677 gene encoding interleukin-12 subunit alpha, which produces MPLINLYFTPALVLLGLTCSLWPMSQSLPVMSNGPMADSCVSYARTLLFNITDVLNQKTLFSGIDCTKQNMELYKETSTPSVCTPQGSTCSGITTSTFHKESCVTSIGKDLNYYYKFLTAQPGPTVLFSLQELMENCFSSFLPSDVELREAAAELESSFDQRLRLCKVLKGFQVRAITISRVIAYMSSGIHTK